The Flavobacterium sp. K5-23 genome segment GATGATAAAGCCAGATTAGAATTTCCGTTACACAATCGATTTATGTGCGAAGGAGTTGATGTCTGGATTACTCATATAGGTGGTTACCCCGGGAAATACAATCCTTCTTTAAGGAATGAAATGATGTCTAATCCTCCTAAATTATTCATTTGTGGGCATTCCCATATTTTAAAAGTGATATTCGATAAAAAACACAACCTTTTACACATGAATCCCGGAGCAGCAGGAAAAAGCGGTTTTCATCAAGTTCGCACAATGCTTCGGTTCCTGATTGATGGGGATAAAATAAAAAACTTGGAAATTATTGAAATTGAAAAGAGAGCCTAATTACGCAGTTTGTAAAATAGGGACTTTTATTTTAATTGAAGTTTCAGTATCGAGTTTGGACTGAATGGAAAACTCCCCATTCATATTGCTTATTCGGGCTCTAATCTGGTTGAGACCAAATCCTTCGATAACATCAAAATTCTTAGAGTCAAATCCTTTTCCGTTGTCATAAATGTGAATGATTAATTGATTGTCTTCTTCGTGTAAGTTGACCTTTGCGATTTTTGCCTGACTGTGTTTGATTATGTTATTTAATAACTCTGTTATGATGAAATACATTTTCATTTCAAATTCTTCGTTGAAGCGTGTTTTTGTTGCTAAGGAACTCGAATATTCAAAATGTATAACCGAGTTTGAGTTTTTTTCGCACAAATCCTGAAGTGCATAAAAAAGACCAAATCGGGCCAAAAGAGAGGGAAGGAGCTCATGAGACAAATCACGAACTTTATCATGTGCCTCTTCTAAAATAGCTTTGGTTTTTATGATTTCTTCAGAAAGGTGGTTGTTTTTAGAAGTCGCAACACTCAAGTGTAGTCCAGCCGTAGATAATAAAGCGCTTATATTATCATGTAAAAAAGAAGCTATTTTTTTTCGTTCGGTTTCCTGTCCGTTAATGGAGGCATTGATGATGTTTTGTTGTATTTTACTTTGTACGTCTTTGAGTTTGTTTTTTTGTTTTAGGCTTGTGTTTTGGTAAAAGAAGTAAGATAATATTAAAAGGAGGAGTAAGGAGGAGATTATTATAACACTTACCTGGATATTCTTATTCTGTTTATTAATTAGTAATTGCTGGTCAGTTTTGTATTTTGTTTCCATATTGTCAATCTCTCTTTTATATTCGTCTAATTGGAGATTAATACCTGCAACATTCGCCTTTTTTAATTTTTCTTCGTTATTTATTACGGCTGTGATAGAGTTGTATAGTGCCAGATTTTCGTAAGCTTTTTTATAAGACTTATTTTTTATTAAAAAATTGGAGTATTCCTGATGTGCTAGGGATAAATCTGATTTTTCTTCTCCCTTGTTTCCCAGTTGTATTGCCTTTTCAAAATACATGCTTGCTTTTGGGATGTTGCTAAGATGCCCGTAATACATTCCGTTAAGCATATTCAAAGCCACAATTGTAGACTTATCTCCAAATTTATTATGGTATTTATTGACAAGTTGTAGATAGGGGAGCCCTTTTTTAAAGGAACCAATATCAAAATAGGCCCAGCTTATGTTGAGATTTGTGAAGACGATTTGCGTTGAATCGCCTATTTTCGAACTGTATTCTAATGATTTTTTATAATAAGCAATTCCTGTGGCATATTCCTTTTTATCAAAACAATAAATATTTCCTAAATTGTTGTAGAGCCAGTTTTTTAACTCGTTATTATTCGTTTTATTAGCATAGCTAAGTCCTTTTTTATAATAATAAAAGGCTTTTTCATACTCCGATAATCCGTCAAAATTGGCAGCAATGGTATTATAACAAGTGGCAATAAGATTGTCGTTTTTAAGAACTATAGCTTGTTGTAATGCATATCTGGATTTGATTAAAGACTTTTCAAACTTGTTCTCCTTCATAAGCATTACAGCCTCATCGGAGGCTTTTTTTATTTCTGCTATTGTAGGGTTCGTCTCTTTAGCAAATAGGGGGTAATTAAAGGTACTGACGAAAAGGAACAGGATAAGGATAATTTGGTTTCTAACCATAATGATTTACTAATCTTTTAAAAGTTTATAACTAGGACGAGATTAATTTATTTTTAATGGCAAATTTCACCAAGCTAATGGTGTTTTTGGCTTTTAGCTTTTTCATAATATTTTTACGATGTGTCTCTACTGTATTAGTTGTTATGTAGAGTTTTTCGCTTATTTCTTTTCCGCTAAATTCTAAAGCAATTAATGTTATAATTTCTAATTCCCGTTCTGTTAAAATTGCGATAATAGTAGCACCAGTTTTGTTGAATTTAGGATTGTCTATAGTTACGGTGTTGAATATTTTTTCCCGTACTGATTTGCAAAAATATTCTTCTCCATTTGTAACTGTATGGATGGCCTCAATAATGTTTTCTCCGGCACATTTTTTTGTCAAATAACCGCTGGTACCAAGCTTCATAAGTTCCTTTATGATTTTTAAATCGTCATAGCTGGAAAGGATAATCACTTTGCAAGGGAAACCTTTTTTTGCAAATTCCTTCACCACTTCTATACCGTCCTTTTCGGGCATACTAATGTCAAGAATTAGAATGTTTGCGCCATTTGTGGTTACTTCTTCAAAAAGAGAGCTTCCATTAAGTGAAAACCCTACAACTTCAAAGCTAGGAACGGTGTGCAATAGCGTTATCATGCCGTCTATGAGCACTTTGTGATCGTCTGCGAGGTGGATTCTTATTTTATCTGTCATCGTATAAATATGCTGACTCAAATTTATGAAAAAAAATCAACTAATCATTTATAAGATTTTTATTATTTTTAAAGTAAATGAAATTGATTTTTACTATACAAAAAAACCCGAACTGTTACATTCGGGTTTTCTTCGCACTAATAAACTAAGGTTATAGGTTTATCTCAATCTGTCCACAGATTTCACAAGATCTTCATCCTTTTTGATGGCCTTATTAGCCAAGACTAATAACACGATAGCAACTATAGGTAGAAACATCCCAATACCTTTCTCAGAAACAAGAACTGTCTCTCCAGATATATTTAGTGAACGATATACAAATAATCCTAATAAACTTAAATTTAATACGATATTCAATCTGCCAAGTACAAATTGATTTTGTCTTTTTTTATATGAAATAATACTTAAAACGGTAAGCGTAGTGCTCAACCCCAATAGAACAACATAAACCTGATTTTGCATAAAGTAATATTCCTTAGTGTCATTCAATGTCCAAAGTGGAAATAAAAATGGAAGAACAGCAGTTACTACAAAGGCAAGAAATAAATATATTGTTTGAATTCTTTGAATCATAATTTTATTATTGTCTGACAAAAATATATTTTCTTTTTTAAAAATACTATTGTATCATTAAATATTATTCGTATTATTGCATAACAATACCGTAAGCACTTCATACTACGGAAGATTCATTATAAAAAAATCACTACTTATTTTTTTTGTATTCCAAATTAATTAAATTCATAGAACATTTATGTTTGATATTTCTGCATTAAAAGAAATGAAGCTTGCTGAGCTTCAAGAGATAGCTAAATTAGCTAAAACGATTAAGTTTAATGGTGTTAAAAAAGAGACATTAATCAGTCAGATTTTAGACCATCAGACAAAGAATGTTGATTCAATAACTGAAAACAAAGCAGAAATTACAGCTGAAGATGATAAGCCTAAAAGGGTTCGAATTATGCCTGTGAAAAAAGCAGCTATCCATAAAAAATCCACTGAAACTCTTTTCGAAAAAGAAGAGGATATAGTTGAATATGATGCTCCAACTGAAAGTAACACTTCAATTGAAAGTCAATCTCAGGAACAAACAGAAAGTGAAGCTCCTATAGTAGAGGATAAGCCCGCTAAAGTTATTAAGTTCAATAAGTCAGCTTATGAGAAAAAATTGGCTCTTAAAAAGGATAAAGAAGCTTCGAGAGAAATAAGTAATGATGGAGAAGTAGTTGTGAATACTGCTACTAATGAAAATGAAGAAGTGGCTGAGCCTGTAAAAAAAGTAAATCCAAATCAACTAAATAAACAAAATCAAAACCCGAATTTTAAAGCTAAGAAAAACAACTTTAGAGATTCTGATTTTGAATTTGATGGAATAATAGAAAGTGAAGGAGTTCTAGAAATGATGGCTGATGGCTATGGTTTTCTTAGATCTTCTGATTATAACTATCTGGCCTCTCCAGATGATATTTATTTATCTACATCCCAAATTAGATTATTCGGTCTTAAAACCGGAGATACAGTAAAAGGGGTTGTTCGCCCTCCTAAAGAAGGAGAGAAATTCTTTCCATTGGTAAAGGTTTTGAAAATAAACGGACACGATCCTCAAGTCGTTCGCGATAGAGTTTCATTTGAACATTTAACACCTGTTTTTCCATCTGAAAAATTCAACTTGGCTGAAAAGCAAAGCACAATTTCGACTCGAATTATTGATTTGTTTTCACCTATTGGAAAAGGACAGCGTGGTATGATTGTGGCACAGCCAAAAACCGGTAAAACGATGTTGCTAAAGGAAATTGCAAATGCAATTGCTGCTAATCATCCTGAAGTGTATTTAATAGTATTATTGATTGATGAACGTCCAGAAGAGGTTACAGATATGCAACGTAGTGTACGTGGTGAAGTGATTGCTTCAACTTTTGACAGAGAGCCACAGGAACACGTTAAAATTGCTAATATTGTTCTTGAAAAGGCAAAACGCTTGGTGGAATGTGGTCATGATGTAGTGATTCTTTTAGATTCTATTACACGTTTGGCTAGAGCCTACAATACAGTACAACCTGCTTCAGGTAAAGTATTAAGTGGAGGTGTTGATGCTAATGCATTACAAAAGCCAAAACGTTTCTTTGGTGCAGCCAGAAACGTTGAAAATGGTGGTTCGTTAAGTATAATCGCTACGGCATTGACTGAAACAGGTTCTAAAATGGACGAAGTAATCTTTGAAGAATTTAAGGGAACTGGAAATATGGAATTGCAATTGGATAGAAAAATTGCTAACAAACGTATTTTCCCAGCCATTGACTTGACTTCTTCAAGTACTAGACGCGATGATATGCTTTTAGACGAAAAAACATTACAAAGAATGTGGATTATGCGTAAATACCTTGCTGATATGAATCCTGTGGAAGCAATGAGTTTTATAAATGACCGTTTTAGACAAACTAGAAATAACGAAGAGTTTCTTATCTCTATGAATGACTAATTTAGAATAAAGAGAAAAGAGAATAGAATAAAAAAGATATAAAAAAATCCTCGAAAGTAGTAAACACTATTTCGAGGATTTTTTTTTTTTTGACTATTTAGGAGTCTAGAATCTATTTTCTATGCTCTTATTTCACTTCTTTCACTTCTTTTATTTCTTCTTCTTTTCTTTCTAAAAGAGCCATATAAAAACCATCAAAACCAGACTCTGAAGCCAGTATTTTTTGGTCTTTTATGAAATTGAACTGTTTACCAATGTCAGTTGTCAAAAAACGAGCAACTTGCTCTTGATTTTCTGATGGTAAGATGGAACAAGTAGCGTAAACTAGTTTTCCTCCTGGTTTTACAATTTTAGAATAGCTTTCTAAAACTTCAGACTGAATTTTTTTGATGTTATCGATGAATTCAGGTTTTAGTTTCCATTTAGCGTCTGGATTTCTTTTAAGAACCCCTAAACCACTACAAGGAGCGTCAATTAACACACGGTCTGCTTTTTCGTGTAGTTTCTTGATTACTTTAGTAGAGTCTATAATTCGGTATTCAATATTAAATGCACCGTCTCTTTTGGCTCTTATTTTTAATTGCTTTAATTTACTTTCGTATAAATCCATAGCAATCAACTGTCCTTTGTTTTCCATCAAAGCAGCGATGTGCAATGTTTTACCTCCAGCACCAGCACAAGTATCCACTACACGCATTCCTGGTTTTACGTCAAGGAAAGCGGCAACAAGTTGCGAGTTAGCATCCTGTACTTCAAA includes the following:
- the rho gene encoding transcription termination factor Rho gives rise to the protein MFDISALKEMKLAELQEIAKLAKTIKFNGVKKETLISQILDHQTKNVDSITENKAEITAEDDKPKRVRIMPVKKAAIHKKSTETLFEKEEDIVEYDAPTESNTSIESQSQEQTESEAPIVEDKPAKVIKFNKSAYEKKLALKKDKEASREISNDGEVVVNTATNENEEVAEPVKKVNPNQLNKQNQNPNFKAKKNNFRDSDFEFDGIIESEGVLEMMADGYGFLRSSDYNYLASPDDIYLSTSQIRLFGLKTGDTVKGVVRPPKEGEKFFPLVKVLKINGHDPQVVRDRVSFEHLTPVFPSEKFNLAEKQSTISTRIIDLFSPIGKGQRGMIVAQPKTGKTMLLKEIANAIAANHPEVYLIVLLIDERPEEVTDMQRSVRGEVIASTFDREPQEHVKIANIVLEKAKRLVECGHDVVILLDSITRLARAYNTVQPASGKVLSGGVDANALQKPKRFFGAARNVENGGSLSIIATALTETGSKMDEVIFEEFKGTGNMELQLDRKIANKRIFPAIDLTSSSTRRDDMLLDEKTLQRMWIMRKYLADMNPVEAMSFINDRFRQTRNNEEFLISMND
- a CDS encoding response regulator transcription factor; the encoded protein is MTDKIRIHLADDHKVLIDGMITLLHTVPSFEVVGFSLNGSSLFEEVTTNGANILILDISMPEKDGIEVVKEFAKKGFPCKVIILSSYDDLKIIKELMKLGTSGYLTKKCAGENIIEAIHTVTNGEEYFCKSVREKIFNTVTIDNPKFNKTGATIIAILTERELEIITLIALEFSGKEISEKLYITTNTVETHRKNIMKKLKAKNTISLVKFAIKNKLISS
- a CDS encoding RsmB/NOP family class I SAM-dependent RNA methyltransferase, which gives rise to MRLHRNLVYTTIDSLNAIFNEGEYADKVVARALKKDKRWGSSDRKFVAETIYEVVRWKRLYAEVAEVKEPFNRDNLWRMFSVWAVLRGYPIPDWRQLEGTPERKIKGRFDELSKNRALKESIPDWMDELGVKELGEKVWAQEIAAQNQPAKVILRTNTLKTTKEALRAILMDLNIDTELLKDQPDALVLKERANVFMTDAFKQGFFEVQDANSQLVAAFLDVKPGMRVVDTCAGAGGKTLHIAALMENKGQLIAMDLYESKLKQLKIRAKRDGAFNIEYRIIDSTKVIKKLHEKADRVLIDAPCSGLGVLKRNPDAKWKLKPEFIDNIKKIQSEVLESYSKIVKPGGKLVYATCSILPSENQEQVARFLTTDIGKQFNFIKDQKILASESGFDGFYMALLERKEEEIKEVKEVK
- a CDS encoding DUF4293 domain-containing protein; its protein translation is MIQRIQTIYLFLAFVVTAVLPFLFPLWTLNDTKEYYFMQNQVYVVLLGLSTTLTVLSIISYKKRQNQFVLGRLNIVLNLSLLGLFVYRSLNISGETVLVSEKGIGMFLPIVAIVLLVLANKAIKKDEDLVKSVDRLR
- a CDS encoding ATP-binding protein — protein: MVRNQIILILFLFVSTFNYPLFAKETNPTIAEIKKASDEAVMLMKENKFEKSLIKSRYALQQAIVLKNDNLIATCYNTIAANFDGLSEYEKAFYYYKKGLSYANKTNNNELKNWLYNNLGNIYCFDKKEYATGIAYYKKSLEYSSKIGDSTQIVFTNLNISWAYFDIGSFKKGLPYLQLVNKYHNKFGDKSTIVALNMLNGMYYGHLSNIPKASMYFEKAIQLGNKGEEKSDLSLAHQEYSNFLIKNKSYKKAYENLALYNSITAVINNEEKLKKANVAGINLQLDEYKREIDNMETKYKTDQQLLINKQNKNIQVSVIIISSLLLLLILSYFFYQNTSLKQKNKLKDVQSKIQQNIINASINGQETERKKIASFLHDNISALLSTAGLHLSVATSKNNHLSEEIIKTKAILEEAHDKVRDLSHELLPSLLARFGLFYALQDLCEKNSNSVIHFEYSSSLATKTRFNEEFEMKMYFIITELLNNIIKHSQAKIAKVNLHEEDNQLIIHIYDNGKGFDSKNFDVIEGFGLNQIRARISNMNGEFSIQSKLDTETSIKIKVPILQTA
- a CDS encoding metallophosphoesterase; translated protein: MKKILLLSDTHSHIDDTILKYVAQADEVWHAGDIGDLAVTDALKKLKPLRCVYGNIDDDKARLEFPLHNRFMCEGVDVWITHIGGYPGKYNPSLRNEMMSNPPKLFICGHSHILKVIFDKKHNLLHMNPGAAGKSGFHQVRTMLRFLIDGDKIKNLEIIEIEKRA